From the Macaca nemestrina isolate mMacNem1 chromosome 2, mMacNem.hap1, whole genome shotgun sequence genome, the window CCTGTCCTCAAAGCCGAAAATTTTCATAGCCCCAGTTCCCAGAAGGACTCAACTGACCAGCGCTGTGGGCCAGGGACTGAACCACCCCTAGGCTGTGGCTGCCATGGCCTCTCCTGAGTCCCCAGATCAGGCAGAGAAAATTGGGCAGTGGTAGACCCCTGATCCGGTCACAGTTAGGGGGGGTACTTCTCTTGGGAGCTGAAGCCAGAAGGCTCTAGGTTGGAGCCCAAAAAGGCCCTCCTGGCGTCAGAAACAGGCACTGATCTCTTCTGCTTATCTCCTCCTGAAGGCTAAAGCCAGATTGCCTGACGATAGCAGAGGCAAACCACAAAGCCCCCTTCCCATGATGTCTTTATTGCCCCAGGAGAGCCATCAGGGCCTCACCTGGGACCCCCCACTGGAgcacctgccacccaccccatCCACACCTCTGCAGAACCCAGGGCCCCGGTCTATGGTTTGGTCCCCACTCTGACTTCTACCCCTTGCCTGTGTCACCCTGGGGTTCCCGCAGACTTCAGCCCACACAACTCTGCCTTCCTGACCCCAGACTCCCTGGTGCATCTCCCCCTGACTCTGCCAAGATGgcagctggccaggtgcggtggcatggGAATGTTGCCAGGCTACCCCACCAGGGAACTGGCCTCCCTCTTCTCCATCCAGCGCTGACCCCCTCCTAAGTCAGCTAGACCCCCTCTGCCCTCTGAAGTGGCTTCCCTCACTCCACGCCTCCCCAAAAGGATGTGGCCTTGGCTGCCTGTGCCCCGGGCCTCCAGCCTCTGAGGGGTCAGTTCTAACCCCCTCACCAGGGCACAGGTTTGCTGGGTGTCCTTGGGGAACAAGGTGTAGCAAGGACACCTGGTAGCAGGCGTCCTTGAGGGAATAAGCTCTCCCCTCACCCAGTGCCCAGACAGAAACACCCTCCTCACTGCCCCACATCCTGACTCCTtcatcctcctctccctcctctgcaTCCCATTCTTGCCCCCTAACCCACATCTCCATTTACCTCTTCCCCGCTCCTGAGTCCTTTTTCCGCCTTTCCGTCCATTTCCCCTCCCCGACCCCAAGCTCTCCCGCAGCCTCTCAGCTGGTCTCTcatctctctgcctctgcccctgTCTCTCTCGATCTCTTCTCCTCGAGCTatctctctctgtgcctctccGTCCCCCTCGCTCCTTCTCCAATCGTCTCTCATCTCCCTGTCTCTGCACCCCTCCTCTCCGCACCCCAGTGTCTTCCCCCATTCCCAGTCGCTTGCTCGGCCCCTCCCCTCACTCTCTCCTAGCTCTGCTCTTCCCCTCCAATGCTGGGCTTTGGTTTGCATATTTGAGGAACTCCCTCCTACCCCCACTCCCTCCCACGGGGCTCCCACACCCTCCCGCATTTAACCCGGACCCTCTGTCCCGCAGCACCCCTATCCCAGGCCGACTGGACTGCCCAGGAAGGCTCTGCGGGGGAAGGGAAGCCCAGCGCTGGGACCAGAGCACTGCGGGGAGGCGTTTGCCCAGGAGGAGTAAGTGGAGGAGTGGGGTTGGGACTTGGTAAGTTACACGTGGCAGGAACCCCCCAGGCCCCAGCATCTGATTCCAGCTGGGTCCAGAGTGGGGAGGCAGGGGACTTCTAGGGTCTTTCTTGGAAACCCTCTCAGGTCCAAGTCTTGTGGAAATGAACACAAAGTTGGCAAACACATGGCGCTCAAGTGaccttctcccctcctccaagGTCCAAGGCAGCTTACCCCAGCATCCTGCAGGGCACTGCCCCTTCCCTGTGGGTCCAGGCCACGAGGAGGGGGCGCTGGACGAAGCTGGTCTGCACCAGCAACTAGTGCTGAGGGGAGCTGTCCAGGCCCCAGGGCAGGGAGGCTCCCCGGGCGAGATGGCTCTGCTGCCAGACCCATAGGGGAATGAGGGGTGTTCAAAACATACCAGGAGTCTCCCTCACCTGCTCCCTGCCAAGGGGAAGGGAGTCGCTCCCacagtgggaggaggggggagaaACTTCTCACCTGcccccctaacacacacacacactctcacacgcgcacacacgcacacacatttcactcatacacatacactcatgcCTCGGCTCCAAGCACTGCCCACAGGTGCAGACCCTGGGCATATCGCAAGGCGAGAGGTGGGCCAGGAGGACAAAGAGGCTGGGACAGGATAACAAGGCCTAGGAGAGGGGACAGGGGTACCCTGTTCAGAGATGACCTGCAAGTTCAAGTTATGCAGAAAAGTATCAAAGAGACAAGACAGTCTCTGCCCTTGGTAGATGCCTGGGGTGTGGAGGGCATGAGAAGGGGCAGAAGGGGTAATGCATCCCCCAACTCCCCACCTCTGGGGTTCCCTCCATACCCCCCAACCCTGACAACAGGGCCAAGAAGTCTGTGCTGTACAAAACAGGCCAGGGTCAAGGGTCCAGTCATTGGTGAGACAtcccagcagagaggaggcctggGCAAAACAGGCCAAGGTCAAGGGCTCAGTCGTCGGTGAGATGTTCCagcagaaaggaagaggaggccAGGCCAGCCCGGGCTGAGCAGCTTCTAAGTTCCAACTGCCGAGGCCACTTGCCCCCTCCAGCTGCCTCCAGAGCCTGAAGGTCTTTTCTGACTCTGGGCTGATCAGGGAACCGGTCTGCAGCTGACAGCAAGGCCCTGTGCGGTCCCTCGGTGCAGCTCTCCCTCTTCGTGAGCTGGAAGCAGGCTGGAATGGGGCAGAGGAGGTCCCAGGGGAGACTGGTGGCACCTGGAGCTTTGTGGCAGATGTGGTGGAACCAAcatcagccaaaaaaaaaaaaaaagtaggaaagagTCCAGCCCACCCTGGGGCAGTATCTAGAATAAATTTCTTGAGGAGGCAGGGACCAGAAGAGGTGTGGATACAGCCAGGCGGCAGCCCTCCAGACTGAGGGGGCCTGGGGAGCTGGAACTATAGCTCTGCTCTCCCTGGGGATCTGCAGGGACCTCCAGGCCAGTctagagaggagaggagaagccCAAGGGCCTGGGTGGATGCAGGCTCCCTTAGGTCAAATTTAGGGAGGAGCAAGAATTAGACCCTCCGAAGGTCTGGAGGGCCTCTCCTCTCCCCCAGGCCACATCCAGGCTTTCCTCTCCTCAAAGCCTGGAGCTCGCAGGGTAGTCAGTGAGAAGTGAGTCTGAGATCAGGGTCTTCCCTCAGAGCTTGAATGGAGTGACGAGAGGGCAGGAGGCAGGACAAGCTGAGGTCAGGCCAATTCCTGGACTGTGATCCTGGCCTTTCAGGGTCCCTGTGAGTGAGCCACGGGGCAGGGAAGGACTCCCCATCCAGAGACATCACCCCCGGGCCGCAACACGGAGCTTACTGTAGAGCCCACAAAatctaagagagagagagagggagagagaattaGAGAAATCAGAGGCTGCCTGGGCATTCGGGCTTTCCTTACACATTCCCTAGGGCAAAAGTGAGcagaggggccgggcgcagtggttcacgcctgtaatcccagcactttgggaggctgaggcgggtggatcacttgaggtcaggagttcaagaccagcctgatcaacacggcaaaaccctgtctctaccaaaaatagaaaaaattagccgggcatagtggtgcatgcctgtaattccagctactagggaggctgaggcaggagaatcgcttgaacccaggaggcagagattgcagtgagccaaaattgcaccactgcactccagcttgggcaaaaatgtgaaactccatctcaaaaacaaataaacaaacaaactaaaaaatatcAGAGGGGCCAACTGTACAAGGGCTGAAATCCCAGCCTCACCTGACCAGCAGGATGGCCATGAGCAAGCCATTTAATGTCTCTGAGCCCcgattttctcatctgcaaaatgaggatcaTAGCCTACCTCACAGGGTAATTCCGAAGGgtcaaaaagagacaaataatgaCAGCCAAGGACTTGGCAGTGTTTGGTCATAGAATATGCTGGAAATggaagctatttatttatttattttttctttggttccagaggtcttctttttaaaaaatatatatatttccttttaataGAAACTGGGTTTTGTTAcatcgcccaggctgggcttgaacttgtgggctcaagcgatcctcctgcctcagcctgtagctgggaccacaggtgcgcgcCATGGCTCTTGGCTCGGAGGTCTTTGGGTTAAAACTGAAGTGGGAGGCTCACTCATCTTGAACTCCCAGTGAGGGATGGAGGTTCCCTGGACACTGAAGGGAAGAAAAGTGGGGCTCCTTTACATCGATTTTTAACACTAAGTTGTTAAGGGGCtttgggaagggaggagagggacaCTGAGGGGGCCCACTTCATGTCAGTCACATCCTCACACCCCTTCTTGATAAAGGCCAGATCTCAGTCTTAGTCTTGCACTTCTAGAAGCTGCCGCCAGAGGGCAGGCCTTGACTTCACACCAAGACCACAGAAATCCCGGGGTCTGAGGGACTGCGTCAGTTATTTAGAACCTGCCTCTGAATACAGGTTAGCAGGTCAGCTTCCCAGGAGAGCTCCCAAAGCCATGCAGGAAATCTCTGGCCTCAGCAGGTTGAGACAGACAGCGTGACAAGGGGGAGAAGCTTGGGCTTTGCACTTGGACTTGGGTTCAGATTCTGCCTTCACCACTtaagtgactttgggcaagttactggaGCTCTGGAATTCTCTAAACgtggccttttttctttattgtattttaatgCCACTTGATGTATATGAAAGTTTATATGCAATACACTAATTATAAAGCATACAATGTgccaggtaaggtggctcacacctgtaatctcagcactttgggaggccaaggcggaaggattgcttgaagccaggagttcaagaccagcctgggcaacatggggaaacctcgtctctacaaaaaatacaaaaattagtcaggcgtgatggcgcatgcctgtagtcccagccactcaggaggctgaggcaggagaattgcttaagcccaggagtttgaggctgcagtgaactatgattacaccactgcactccagcctgagcaacagagtgagacccccctcccccaatctctttaaaaaaatacaatagtaAGCACTGATGAGCTCACCATTCAATAACTAtaactcagccaggtgtggtggctcatgcctataatctcaacactttgggaggctgaggcaggcagatcacttgaggccaggagttcgagaccagcctggccaacatggtgaaaccccatctctactaaaaatacaacagttagccaggtatggtggcaggtgcctgtaatcccaggtactcaagagcaagaggctgaggcacgaggatcacttgaacccgggagctggaggttgtagcgagcccaagactctgtctcaagacaaaaaaaaaaaagaaaaaaaaaggactctaACTCTACCAGTAATTTGCATATACCTCCATGCTCCATCTCATATACTTCACTTCCTCCCCTTCCATCATAACCACAGATGACCGTCATCCTacctttcatatttattatttctttgcttttttaagaaaaatactgccacagccgggcgcggtggctcactcctgtaatcccagcattttgcgaggctgaagtgggcagatcatgaggtcagaagatggagaccaccctggctaacacaatgaaaccccatctctactaaaaatacagaaaattagccgggcaaggtggtgggcgcctgtagtcccagctactcgggaggctgaggcaggagaatggcatgaacctgggaggcagagcttgcagtgagctgagatcgtgccactgcgctccagcctgggtgacagagtgagacttcgtctcaaaaaaaaaaaaaaatactgccacAAGTACATGTGTGTTTAAACAATACATTGCTTAGTTTTGCTTAGTTTCGAGCTCAATAAATATATCACTCTGTCATCTTCTGgaacttgtttttatttccccTCTCTCAATATTATATTGCTGAGTTACGTCCACTGTGGTACATATAACTGAAGTGTGACATTTTCACAGCTGtgagctgctctgtgatgtgagcaTGCCACATGTATTTATCCGGCCTCCTGTCCATGGCCATTCGACTGTTTATAGTTGTTTGCTACAGTGAAGCTGCAGCCACCAGCGCCTTTGCATGCTTCTCATGGGTTTGTACCCGAGGTGGGTTTGCTGGGTCATAGGCAAATGATCAGATCTGAGGGAGAACATCAAATCATTTTAAAGGTGGTTGTACTGTCAGTcgggtttctttttttcttttctttctttcttttctttctttttttttttccgagatagcctctctctctgtcatccaggctggagtgcagtggcacaatcacagctcactgcagcctcaaccttctcaggctcaggtcatcctcccatctcagcctcctgagtagctgggaccacaggtgctcgccaccacacccagctagtgttttgtatttttttagggaggggatttcaccatgttggccaggctgctcttgaactcctgggctcaagcgatctacctgccttggcttcccgaagtgctgggattacaggtgtgagccaccacgcccagccagggtTTCCAATTCATGCAACCCTTTTACtccttttatttgaaattatccTGCCTCCCAGGAGCAGGCCTGGCTCCTGCCACTGCCCCCCAGCCCACAGCACACTCGCCTTTGTTCTCTGGCTTGAGCTCCTCCTGCAGCAGGTCTGTTTGCCGGTTGCCCAGCACAAAGGCGAGGAAGGAGAGGATGAGGGCGTTGAGGATGCCGATGATGGCCAGGATGTATGCCCAGCGCACTGAACAGTCCCCCAGGGAGTACTTCCCTGTCTTGGCCCCGCACATGTCCCGGATGGTTTCGGCGTCCCAGCCATCAGGAAAGATCATGCAGCCCAGGACGAGGCACAGAGCTGAGGGGCAGAGCACCGGGCCCACCACCACGgtcaggaaggaagagaaaagatcaTTACTCCCTAGTGTCTGCAGTCCGGGCCCCACCCTATTGCGGGCAAGTCAATCCAACCACATGCTTGTTACCCACttccagagagggagagagggcaggggcagggaaaagagagagagagaaagaggtctAGGATGGGTAGCAGAAACTTTCTGGAACCTGCAAtgccctctcccttccccatcaGATCaactccaggaagccttctggGAATATGAGAACATAACCACCCACAGCCACCTCCTTCAACTTCCCCTAGCATCGGGACCAACTCCCTCTCCCATCTCTCCCATCctcattattatatatttatttatttatttatttattttttgaggcggagtctcgctctgttgcccaggctagagtgcaatggcgtgatctctgcttactgtaacctccacctcccagctcaagcaattctgcctcagcctcctaagtagctgagactacaggtgcctcccaccatgcccggctcatttttatatttttagtagagatgaggtttcaccatgttggccagtctggtctcgaactcctgacctcaagtgatctgccacctcagcctcccagcgtgttgggattataggagtgagccaccatgccccccctcattgttatttttaaaattcttgtccTTCACTCATCAAATGTTTATTGGGCACCGTTTTCCTTTTATTCACGATGCTGGAATACACTTTCATTCACGCAGTTGAGCACTTTGCTAAGAGCACAGACTATGAAGTGCCAATGATAGGACTTAGCCTAGTTCTTCCCCTAGCttggctgtatgaccttggggGATGCCACTGAACCTAGAACAGGCCTGTGTCAGTCAATACCACTGTACTTACCTCACAGGGTGattaggaggattaaatgaagtaatgcgTGTAAgacacttagcacagtgccaggcactcaGGTAGCATTTATCCAGGGCCtgccatatgccaggcactagaCCAGGCCTAGGGGGTAGGGAGACTTGGATTTTAGCTTCATGGAGCTTGCAACGTACTGTGGGGAGAGGTACGTAATAGCAAAGCGATTAAGAAGGCTGGGTCTCAAATCCTGGCTCATCTATTTTCTAGATGTGCCACACTGAGCAAGTTCCTTCacctttaagcctcagtttcctcatatgtacaATGGGAATAATGATGGCATCCTCAAATGGTTGTAAAGATTATGAAAGGCAGCAAAATGTAAAGTATCTGGCACAGTAAGTTCTGGGTAAATCTTGGCTGTTATCAAAACCAGCTATGACGCCCAAAGTAATAATTACACAAATAAGAAAGTAATGTGGAAAGTTGGTTTCAGGTGAGGGGGACAAAggcaaagaggaagagaaggggcaGGCTCAGAAGGGCCTTGGCAATGGTTCCCTAGCTAGCATCCACCTGCTTTGGATTTAGCAACCCACCTGTCCCAGTCCCAGCCCAGGTGGGCCCTTGGCCAGCACTTAGCCTAGTGGATGAGACCCACGCCTGAGCTAATGAGCACATTGAGTTCCTCTGGTAACACTGACTGGCTTGGAGAGTGGCAGCTGCTGCGTCACAGGGCAGTCAGAACCCCCAGATTCAGCAGGCCACTGTGAAGATGGGGTCTTCCCCTCCACCAGCTTTGTGGCCCTCGTACTGCCAGTCCTGCCAGCATTTGGGTTACTGTGTCTGAGACCAAAAGGTTCCATAGAGCTCTGTTTGGAACCGTGGGGACCCTGAGCCTGCACCAGGCCCACGGAATGCTTAGCCTGGGTTTTAGATGACAGCGATGCAAAGTGGGGGTAATGGTCAGCTCTGCCCACTGTCCACCTGGCCCATATAGTCCCCAGGGTGGGAAGGGGCCCTTGGCTGTGCCAGCTCCCTCCCACATCGACTGTGGAGGGAATGCTCCCAGGCTCCAGCCTCTTCTGGCTTCCAACGGAGTGGGCCCTCCTCCCCATCGTGGCACTGCCAGATTCCAGCCAAtcctccccctctccccaacACGTGCTCCTCTTCCAGATGCAGGCTTCCCCCACAATACTGTGGTCGAACAGGCACTGCAGCAGGGCTCCTCCCCACACCAGTGCTCCTCCTCCAAATCAATTATCCAGTCCAGTGGAACTCATCACCTAAGGGCTGGGAAAAGAGTTCCAGCCAAGGGGAATGGCAAAAGCAAAGCCCTGTGATGGGAACAAGTTGGATGAGTTAACCAACTAGCAACTTTGAACAGGCCAGAGTTCAGGAGAAAGCCAGGGCTGGACATGCAAATTTGGGAACTGTGGGCACTTGTAGGTACTTAAATCCCGAGGACTGGACATGGTGGAAACCGAACAGAAGGCTTAGGACTGAGCCCTGGTGCTCCAGCATTAacagggcaggaggaggaagaggggccTGTGGAGAAGGCCTGGCCATCATCTCTCCACATAGCGCTGCACTTTGCCAGACCCTCCGGGACCCTATCTGAAAGGAAAGGAGGATCAAACACCAAGGAAGGGAATGGGGCAGGGCGAGGAGTGGTCTCAGCCCCAGTCCTTCCCCCGCCCTCGGAGTCCCCAGGGCCCTTTCCCAGGCTGGTGCGCTCCTGCCTCCCTATTCCCGGGCTCTAAATCTC encodes:
- the LOC105477661 gene encoding LHFPL tetraspan subfamily member 4 protein isoform X1, with product MLPSQEASKLYHEHYMRNSRAIGVLWAIFTICFAIINVVVFIQPYWVGDSVSTPKPGYFGLFHYCVGSGLAGRELTCRGSFTDFSTIPSSAFKAAAFFVLLSMVLILGCITCFALFFFCNTATVYKICAWMQLLAALCLVLGCMIFPDGWDAETIRDMCGAKTGKYSLGDCSVRWAYILAIIGILNALILSFLAFVLGNRQTDLLQEELKPENKETRFPHVAQAGLELLASSNPSALASQSAEITDFVGSTVSSVLRPGGDVSGWGVLPCPVAHSQGP
- the LOC105477661 gene encoding LHFPL tetraspan subfamily member 4 protein isoform X3 — its product is MRRKMKRAEKRKEWRHRTKERDRQKEGAGAKQKEENLPEASVLRLRRGGRPPTGACAARLEAPGCRRGFHGDKDAPGGSHRLLRDPRLWHLGSGRSERRRRDALCLVLGCMIFPDGWDAETIRDMCGAKTGKYSLGDCSVRWAYILAIIGILNALILSFLAFVLGNRQTDLLQEELKPENKETRFPHVAQAGLELLASSNPSALASQSAEITDFVGSTVSSVLRPGGDVSGWGVLPCPVAHSQGP